The Raphanus sativus cultivar WK10039 chromosome 2, ASM80110v3, whole genome shotgun sequence genome includes a region encoding these proteins:
- the LOC130508669 gene encoding uncharacterized protein LOC130508669, whose translation MEEILRIADLEETLWTEAQLLIPSPHGNVQSPTDWQTLGANRVCFVDGSWKEQDVFTGQGWYCRKIDSEDKMMGAMNLRRSLSPLHAACEALIWAMECMKTLQFSDVVFATDYSQLVTMVSSPEEWPAFTTHMEEFRRSKTFFPNFTIRHIPRAHNTMADKLAHGARSSPSAMLYVDSIPPVWLSGPVESR comes from the exons atggAA GAAATACTGCGGATAGCGGACCTTGAAGAAACGCTCTGGACAGAGGCACAGTTATTGATACCAAGTCCTCATGGAAATGTTCAGTCACCTACTGATTGGCAAACTTTGGGAGCCAATAGAGTATGCTTTGTtgatggatcttggaaggaacAAGATGTATTTACTGGACAAGGATGGTATTGCCGAAAGATAGATTCAGAAGACAAGATGATGGGGGCCATGAATCTCCGACGTAGCCTATCTCCTTTACACGCAGCATGTGAAgcgctgatttgggcaatggagtgcatgaagaccctgCAGTTCTCAGATGTGGTTTTTGCTACGGATTATTCTCAACTGGTGACGATGGTGTCCTCACCTGAAGAATGGCCAGCATTCACTACGCATATGGAAGAATTTCGCCgaagtaagactttcttcccCAATTTCACCATTCGACATATTCCAAGGGCACATAACacaatggcggacaagcttgcACACGGGGCAAGGAGTTCACcttcagctatgttatatgttgATTCGATACCTCCGGTTTGGCTTTCTGGACCGGTGGAATCACGATAG
- the LOC108839622 gene encoding uncharacterized protein LOC108839622 isoform X2, whose protein sequence is MFGRTVQRVCLMPCPIITEKIAMLQENESLKKEIERLNKEKGGLLKSKEIFEEQISAFNKSTESLQKDLRDREKQVQSLKQSLEHQRRNLNDCRAEITSLKMHIEGSCAGQYVSASESDSVQSQSVENVEKQKSALPVEVEKPTVEKDGGLISESSMSNEKGHTQTEDGLVEEQIKNIIPDQREVAADSSRVSYKSSRGTSSPDDVCNRAASR, encoded by the exons ATGTTTGGCAGGACAGTCCAGCGTGTGTGCCTGATGCCTTGCCCTATTATTACT GAGAAAATCGCCATGCTTCAGGAGAATGAATCATTGAAAAAAGAGATTGAGAGGCTAAACAAAGAAAAGGGTGGGCTACTTAAGAGCAAAGAAATATTCGAAGAGCAAATCAGTGCTTTTAACAAGTCTACTGAATCACTTCAGAAGGATCTTAGGGACAGAGAAAAGCAG GTGCAAAGTTTAAAGCAATCCTTAGAGCATCAGAGGAGGAATCTCAATGACTGCAGAGCAGAGATCACATCTCTTAAAATGCATATTGAAGGGTCTTGTGCTGGTCAATATGTGTCAGCTAGTGAAAGTGATTCTGTGCAATCCCAATCCGTGGAAAATGTCGAGAAACAGAAAAGCGCTCTGCCAGTCGAAGTTGAGAAACCAACAGTCGAAAAGGATGGTGGGTTGATTTCTGAGAGTTCTATGTCTAATGAGAAAGGGCATACGCAAACAGAAGATGGTCTTGTGGAGGAACAGATAAAGAATATAATTCCTGATCAAAGAGAGGTGGCAGCAGACTCCAGCCGTGTATCATATAAATCATCGAGAG GAACTTCTTCCCCTGATGATGTGTGCAATCGAGCGGCATCCAGATAG
- the LOC108839626 gene encoding uncharacterized protein LOC108839626 — protein MTSTSQLHLLVNPTEINQAIDFYTDAFGALEVNRFTNTDGHLVYNLLIAGAHVSVSSGIFETSHGTNAMLEHVIETEDVHAAVYKATALGAQLVGKIFSNNDARIEAKISDPFGFLWVFLSLWSNSRMEHCNICHIYPAHAPALCSEYKRWKDWLLSTEPEIRNRISDLNHTLKSFEELASELNCLKAGYLLNHYNAFHSSGCLLPKIISDVHVYLELLRSTEIAMCVNPSIKGTYAVTKYFEKISEGCKQLVETLPGMTVSTGEWASKWRLELRRRVACNARQFLKDLREWRKTQEGPRNLIRQMNKEVIEEIVGGKLREQEY, from the exons ATGACTTCTACCTCACAACTACATCTTCTGGTGAATCCTACAGAGATTAACCAAGCCATTGACTTCTACACCGACGCATTCGGTGCTTTGGAAGTCAACCGCTTCACCAACACTGATGGTCATCTCGTCTACAACCTGCTCATTGCTGGTGCCCACGTTTCTGTTTCTTCGGGAATTTTCGAAACTTCTCA TGGAACCAATGCAATGCTCGAACATGTTATCGAAACTGAAGACGTCCATGCTGCAGTTTACAAAGCAACTGCACTAGGAGCCCAGCTTGTTGGTAAAATCTTCTCCAACAATGACGCGAGAATCGAAGCCAAAATCTCTGATCCATTTGGCTTTCTCTgggtttttctctctctctggagCAATTCCAGAATGGAACATTGCAACATC TGTCACATCTACCCTGCACACGCTCCTGCTTTGTGTTCGGAATACAAGAGGTGGAAGGATTGGCTTCTCTCCACCGAACCGGAAATACGTAACCGTATATCAGACCTTAACCATACTCTGAAAAGTTTTGAAGag TTAGCCTCAGAGCTCAACTGTCTCAAAGCTGGCTATCTCCTTAACCACTACAATGCTTTTCATTCATCTGGTTGTCTTCTTCCTAAGATAATCAGCGAT GTGCACGTGTATTTGGAACTACTACGGTCCACGGAGATTGCTATGTGTGTTAACCCTTCAATCAAGGGGACTTATGCTGTGACCAAATACTTTGAAAAGATTTCAGAAGGTTGTAAGCAGCTTGTTGAAACTCTTCCTGGGATGACTGTGTCTACTGGTGAGTGGGCTTCTAAGTGGCGCTTGGAGCTTCGAAGAAGAGTTGCATGTAATGCAAGGCAGTTTCTGAAGGATCTTAGGGAGTGGAGAAAAACACAAGAAGGTCCGCGCAATCTGATACGGCAGATGAACAAAGAGGTGATAGAGGAGATAGTGGGTGGGAAGTTGAGGGAACAGGAATACTGA
- the LOC108839622 gene encoding uncharacterized protein LOC108839622 isoform X1, producing MFGRTVQRVCLMPCPIITEKIAMLQENESLKKEIERLNKEKGGLLKSKEIFEEQISAFNKSTESLQKDLRDREKQVQSLKQSLEHQRRNLNDCRAEITSLKMHIEGSCAGQYVSASESDSVQSQSVENVEKQKSALPVEVEKPTVEKDGGLISESSMSNEKGHTQTEDGLVEEQIKNIIPDQREVAADSSRVSYKSSRGLSAYFNIVQNSGWNI from the exons ATGTTTGGCAGGACAGTCCAGCGTGTGTGCCTGATGCCTTGCCCTATTATTACT GAGAAAATCGCCATGCTTCAGGAGAATGAATCATTGAAAAAAGAGATTGAGAGGCTAAACAAAGAAAAGGGTGGGCTACTTAAGAGCAAAGAAATATTCGAAGAGCAAATCAGTGCTTTTAACAAGTCTACTGAATCACTTCAGAAGGATCTTAGGGACAGAGAAAAGCAG GTGCAAAGTTTAAAGCAATCCTTAGAGCATCAGAGGAGGAATCTCAATGACTGCAGAGCAGAGATCACATCTCTTAAAATGCATATTGAAGGGTCTTGTGCTGGTCAATATGTGTCAGCTAGTGAAAGTGATTCTGTGCAATCCCAATCCGTGGAAAATGTCGAGAAACAGAAAAGCGCTCTGCCAGTCGAAGTTGAGAAACCAACAGTCGAAAAGGATGGTGGGTTGATTTCTGAGAGTTCTATGTCTAATGAGAAAGGGCATACGCAAACAGAAGATGGTCTTGTGGAGGAACAGATAAAGAATATAATTCCTGATCAAAGAGAGGTGGCAGCAGACTCCAGCCGTGTATCATATAAATCATCGAGAGGTTTGAGTGCTTATTTCAATATCGTTCAAAACAGTGGATGGAATATTTGA
- the LOC130494249 gene encoding uncharacterized protein LOC130494249: protein MATKRQEKTSFIKDVARLVSQKGLETEKTLVALNKDNGEKFSFLLRSDPYHAYYQDKLNYYRKEVAQVTSRPHAPPATASHNCSVADDGEEEAFCLLPTYSTLWSSSFSRPPGISLKDLYIMKLTAQFIARYDMHFLRALKEHVAQNPKPQFDFLKPTSSRFKFCGGLVRGYASVIRPYIESLMRDGGGIMPLVLPPGECWTRYDDYDDMPLCLQFFFDRLQLEKLEAGDEMALIDLHAFVSGVDFFAQRDNDAFATVMSTTPHLSKMMYEWPQMQPSKLVSDDDTEPELIDAPRSYEILEKQLTLKELGIIKLTAMFVARYGSEFRRDLMEVVLMNPLFEFLQPSDCKCSKFFSSLVRVYSTVIMPSDKLWYGDDSTAFALEFFSRTLQLEKLENGDETAAIDLHALVGGVDCFSHMSESLFLAFAPQPEHLSTMVKRRGCQLLTEFHKADDENLDGTDQPDGVARPYRFKSSFKFPEKGITVRELGVIMLTAQFVQRYGEKFRLGLRRRVVMNTQFGFMVFGDRRHYFYCGLLCAYRSVLRPCKRMKRSAAYTDTVLDMFFEILQSQEGERIGLHDFVGLVDWFAHVEEEYYSVVVPAPVHVLMNMIPPTLRLPNTLLLPPMKPSVTHDPAQRRHDHLASPAGRSTLREEYIIKVTAQFVVRYGTSFERALRRRVAETPKFEFMKPTGRKFRLYASCVEGFAQVLEPCKKRVDCMDTVLEGLFCFLDREHEEAVGIGLHGFVDVVDCFASMDHVVPQCLIPPGCQVHLGQPSTGMMKQPAPPTLGVMSSRRPLPEEPEPMRKRGKKRERQESALDPQDHSHAKHPRLSTTITVFVPNVGEVKVAG, encoded by the exons atggctaCAAAGCGACAAGAGAAGACAAGTTTTATCAAGGATGTTGCTCGGTTGGTTTCCCAAAAGGGTTTGGAGACTGAGAAGACGCTGGTGGCCCTTAATAAGGATAATGGTGAAAAATTTAGCTTTTTGTTGAGGTCAGACCCTTATCACGCATACTACCAGGATAAGCTTAATTATTACCGTAAGGAGGTGGCTCAGGTTACCAGCAGGCCTCATGCTCCTCCGGCTACTGCTAGTCATAATTGCTCTGTAGCTGATGATGGTGAAGAAGAAGCCTTTTGTCTGTTGCCTACTTATAGTACTCTGTGGAGTAGTTCGTTCAGTCGTCCTCCTGGTATCTCACTCAAGGATTTATATATCATGAAGCTCACTGCTCAGTTTATAGCGCGGTATGACATGCACTTTCTGCGAGCTTTGAAGGAGCATGTGGCTCAGAATCCGAAACCTCAGTTTGATTTTTTGAAGCCGACTAGTAGCAGGTTTAAGTTCTGTGGTGGGCTTGTTCGTGGTTACGCCAGTGTAATAAGGCCATACATAGAATCTCTGATGAGAGATGGTGGTGGCATTATGCCGTTAGTGCTGCCACCCGGTGAGTGTTGGACGAGATATGATGATTATGACGATATGCCGCTCTGTCTTCAGTTTTTCTTCGACCGTCTTCAATTGGAGAAGCTGGAGGCTGGGGATGAGATGGCTCTGATCGACTTGCATGCTTTCGTGAGTGGTGTCGACTTTTTTGCCCAGAGGGATAATGACGCCTTTGCTACTGTCATGTCAACAACTCCACACCTTTCGAAGATGATGTACGAATGGCCTCAAATGCAGCCATCGAAGCTTGTTAGTGATGATGATACAGAACCAGAGCTAATAGATGCACCTCGTTCATATGAAATCCTGGAGAAGCAGCTCACGCTCAAGGAGCTGGGTATTATTAAGCTGACAGCGATGTTTGTGGCTCGGTATGGCTCAGAATTTCGGCGGGATTTGATGGAGGTAGTCTTGATGAACCCTCTGTTTGAGTTTCTGCAGCCAAGTGATTGCAAGTGTTCAAAGTTCTTCAGCTCGCTTGTTAGAGTGTATTCCACTGTTATAATGCCTTCCGACAAGTTGTGGTACGGTGACGATTCTACGGCTTTCGCCCTTGAGTTTTTCTCCCGCACTCTCCAGCTGGAGAAGCTCGAAAACGGAGATGAGACGGCTGCTATTGATTTGCATGCGCTTGTGGGTGGAGTTGACTGTTTTAGTCACATGAGTGAAAGCCTCTTTCTTGCTTTCGCTCCACAACCTGAACACCTTTCGACTATGGTGAAACGACGGGGATGTCAGCTTCTTACTGAATTCCATAAGGCTGATGATGAGAATCTAGATGGAACTGATCAACCTGATGGAGTAGCTCGGCCTTACCGTTTCAAAAGTAGTTTTAAGTTCCCTGAAAAGGGGATCACAGTCAGGGAGCTTGGTGTTATTATGCTCACAGCACAGTTCGTGCAGCGGTACGGGGAGAAGTTCCGGCTGGGTTTGAGGAGGAGAGTTGTTATGAACACtcagtttgggtttatggtctTTGGTGACAGGAGGCACTATTTCTATTGCGGCCTTCTTTGTGCGTATAGAAGTGTATTAAGGCCCTGCAAAAGGATGAAGAGGAGCGCTGCGTATACAGATACCGTTCTTGACATGTTTTTCGAGATTCTCCAATCGCAGGAGGGGGAGAGAATTGGTTTGCATGATTTTGTGGGTCTTGTTGACTGGTTTGCTCACGTGGAGGAGGAATATTATTCTGTTGTGGTGCCAGCACCTGTACACGTTTTGATGAATATGATCCCACCAACACTCAGGCTGCCTAATACGCTTTTGCTGCCTCCAATGAAACCTTCAGTTACTCATGATCCTGCTCAAAGAAGACATGACCATCTTGCATCTCCTGCTGGGCGGTCCACACTCCGGGAAGAGTATATTATTAAGGTGACGGCGCAGTTTGTGGTGCGGTATGGGACGAGTTTTGAGCGAGCTTTGAGGAGGAGAGTGGCTGAGACACCTAAGTTTGAGTTTATGAAGCCGACTGGTAGAAAGTTCCGTTTGTATGCAAGTTGTGTTGAGGGGTTTGCACAAGTATTAGAGCCTTGCAAAAAACGTGTTGATTGTATGGACACAGTTCTTGAGGGTTTGTTCTGTTTTCTGGATCGTGAGCATGAGGAGGCAGTGGGCATCGGGTTGCATGGTTTTGTGGATGTTGTGGATTGTTTTGCTTCCATGGATCATGTGGTGCCACAATGCCTCATTCCACCGGGATGCCAAGTTCATCTTGGTCAGCCTTCAACGGGGATGATGAAGCAACCTGCACCACCAACACTGGGTGTAATGTCATCTCGTCGTCCTCTACCTGAGGAACCAGAGCCAATGAGGAAGAGAGGCAAAAAGAGGGAGAGACAAGAGTCAGCTCTTGATCCACAAGACCATTCTCATGCTAAACATccg CGTTTGTCTACTACAATCACGGTATTTGTTCCAAACGTCGGTGAAGTTAAAGTAGCTGGGTGA